From the Amycolatopsis thermoflava N1165 genome, one window contains:
- a CDS encoding PaaI family thioesterase — protein sequence MPDDPDAFAISPSASGRLLCGGCAAEDRCRLGIDAVDATRFDVVCPAHWQGGPGVAHGGWTAAVFDEVLNLAALSTEPRLVTKSLTVSYLRPVPVERPLLVTAQIDHHAGRDWTVSARMSLAGTPLATAHAELRTRRPDHYARHEAWLASHN from the coding sequence ATGCCGGATGACCCCGACGCCTTCGCGATCTCCCCGTCGGCCTCCGGCCGCCTGCTGTGCGGCGGCTGCGCCGCCGAGGACCGGTGCCGACTGGGCATCGACGCCGTCGACGCGACCCGCTTCGACGTCGTCTGCCCCGCGCACTGGCAGGGCGGGCCGGGAGTGGCGCACGGCGGCTGGACGGCCGCGGTGTTCGACGAAGTGCTCAACCTGGCCGCCCTGTCCACCGAGCCCCGCCTGGTGACCAAGTCCCTGACCGTGTCCTACCTGCGTCCAGTCCCGGTCGAGCGCCCACTGCTGGTCACCGCGCAGATCGACCACCACGCCGGCCGGGACTGGACGGTCTCGGCGCGGATGTCCCTCGCCGGGACACCGCTGGCCACCGCGCACGCCGAACTGCGCACCCGCCGCCCCGATCACTACGCCCGCCACGAAGCGTGGCTGGCCTCGCACAACTAG
- a CDS encoding acyl-CoA dehydrogenase family protein, whose translation MHFAYDDRTEDLRGRLLEFMETHVHPAEPVFERQLSELDDPWAWDSAPVLSELRAEARERGLWNLFLPGADGAGLTNQQYAPLAEITGRSPHLAPAALNCAAPDTGNMELLSQFGTDAQKRQWLEPLLSGRIRSSFAMTEPDVASSDATNIATRIERDGDHYVINGRKWWITGAMNPNAAIFVVMGKTDPHAERHRRQSMILVPRDTPGVRVTRAMRVLGYDDHEHGGHAELRFDDVRVPATNLVGGEGDGFAIAQARLGPGRIHHCMRAIGVAERALELMCARAEERVAFGKPLSGQGVVRDWIAESRVRIEQLRLLTLKAAWLMDTRGNKAAHTEIQAIKIATPVTVQWVLDKAIQLHGGGGLSQDFPLAYGYALARMLRFVDGPDEVHKDALARRELRRAAAARRPEPAQR comes from the coding sequence ATGCACTTCGCCTACGACGATCGCACCGAGGACCTGCGCGGGCGGCTCCTGGAGTTCATGGAGACGCACGTGCACCCGGCGGAGCCGGTGTTCGAACGGCAACTGTCCGAGCTGGACGATCCATGGGCGTGGGACTCCGCGCCCGTGCTGTCCGAACTGCGGGCGGAGGCGCGCGAGCGCGGGCTGTGGAACCTGTTCCTCCCGGGGGCGGACGGCGCCGGTCTCACCAACCAGCAGTACGCGCCGCTGGCCGAGATCACCGGTCGGAGCCCGCACCTGGCGCCCGCCGCGCTCAACTGCGCCGCACCGGACACCGGCAACATGGAGCTGCTGTCGCAGTTCGGCACCGACGCTCAGAAACGCCAGTGGCTGGAACCGCTGCTGTCCGGACGGATCCGGTCGTCGTTCGCGATGACCGAACCCGATGTCGCGTCTTCCGACGCCACCAACATCGCCACCCGCATCGAGCGCGACGGCGACCACTACGTGATCAACGGGCGCAAGTGGTGGATCACCGGGGCGATGAACCCGAACGCCGCGATCTTCGTCGTCATGGGCAAGACCGATCCGCACGCCGAGCGGCACCGCCGGCAGTCCATGATCCTCGTTCCGCGGGACACGCCCGGCGTCCGCGTGACACGGGCGATGCGCGTCCTGGGCTACGACGACCACGAACACGGCGGACACGCCGAACTGCGGTTCGACGACGTCCGCGTGCCCGCCACGAACCTCGTCGGCGGCGAAGGCGACGGCTTCGCGATCGCGCAAGCCCGGCTCGGCCCTGGCCGCATCCACCACTGCATGCGCGCCATCGGGGTGGCCGAACGCGCGCTCGAACTGATGTGCGCCAGGGCGGAGGAGCGCGTCGCGTTCGGCAAGCCGTTGTCCGGCCAGGGCGTCGTCCGCGACTGGATCGCCGAGTCCCGCGTCCGGATCGAGCAGCTGCGCCTGCTCACCCTCAAGGCGGCCTGGCTGATGGACACGCGGGGCAACAAGGCCGCGCACACCGAGATCCAGGCGATCAAGATCGCGACCCCGGTGACCGTCCAGTGGGTGCTCGACAAGGCGATCCAGCTGCACGGCGGGGGTGGGTTGTCGCAGGACTTCCCGCTCGCCTACGGCTACGCCCTCGCCCGCATGCTCCGGTTCGTCGACGGTCCGGACGAGGTCCACAAGGACGCCCTCGCCCGCCGCGAACTGCGCAGGGCCGCCGCGGCCCGGCGACCGGAGCCGGCGCAGCGGTAG
- a CDS encoding flavin reductase family protein, translating to MLTFPIDPARLRSVLGHFPSGVAAITALDGDGRPVGMAVSSFTSVSLSPPLVAFLPAKTSSTFPRIAERGTFCVNVLAADQEDVCRALATPGGDKFAGLSWRPGAHGDPVLDGVAAWIACTIQSVHDAGDHHIVLGRVDDLAADTAAAPLLFFRSRYHHLAA from the coding sequence ATGCTTACATTCCCGATCGACCCGGCGCGGCTCCGGTCCGTCCTGGGTCACTTCCCCAGCGGCGTCGCGGCGATCACCGCGCTGGACGGCGACGGGCGCCCGGTGGGCATGGCGGTCTCGTCCTTCACCTCGGTCTCGCTGTCCCCGCCACTGGTGGCGTTCCTGCCCGCCAAGACCTCCTCGACGTTCCCCCGCATCGCCGAGCGCGGCACGTTCTGCGTCAACGTGCTCGCCGCCGATCAGGAGGACGTGTGCCGCGCGCTCGCCACTCCCGGCGGGGACAAGTTCGCCGGCCTGTCGTGGCGGCCCGGAGCGCACGGCGATCCCGTGCTCGACGGCGTCGCCGCCTGGATCGCCTGCACCATCCAGTCCGTCCACGACGCGGGCGACCACCACATCGTGCTCGGCCGTGTCGACGACCTCGCCGCGGACACCGCCGCGGCGCCACTGTTGTTCTTCCGCAGCCGCTACCACCACCTCGCGGCCTGA
- a CDS encoding MFS transporter yields MTTPATVRRTTLAASVGNTVETYDYAVYGFLATVLATVFFPAASPGTALLSSFAVFGSAFLARPAGALVFGPLADRLGRRPALVASLLLMAVASTLIGVLPTTAVVGIAAPILLVLLRFAQGLAAGGEFTTAIIYVAEFAPPHRRGALSSRVQVGSLAGFLLGAVVVLSLSTALSREQMLEWGWRVPFLLALPIGVIGLYLRSRFGETPEFLATRGRPATAPSSRQWSRVFLLIGVSVLHIVGIYMVYTYVQSYLIQLRLSPATATAVIAFALLAGVFLVAAGGRAADRLGKSRALLVASVAVLVVTYPLFAVLATAPPLWLAVLCTLLLSAGPAFYSGAAPIAYVQLVPVRMRGSVVGLTYNVAVAVLGGSAVFICQALVELTGDRRSPAYLLLAAAAVSAIAALALARSHEPEPAPIAELATEAGS; encoded by the coding sequence ATGACCACACCTGCGACGGTCAGGCGCACCACACTCGCGGCGTCGGTCGGGAACACGGTGGAGACCTACGACTACGCGGTCTACGGCTTCCTCGCCACCGTGCTGGCCACCGTCTTCTTCCCGGCCGCGAGCCCCGGCACGGCGCTGCTGTCGTCGTTCGCCGTGTTCGGCTCGGCCTTCCTCGCCCGGCCCGCCGGCGCACTGGTCTTCGGGCCGCTGGCCGACCGGCTGGGCAGACGCCCCGCGCTGGTGGCGTCGCTGCTGCTGATGGCCGTGGCCAGCACGCTCATCGGGGTCCTGCCCACCACCGCGGTCGTCGGGATCGCCGCGCCGATCCTGCTGGTGCTGCTGCGGTTCGCGCAGGGCCTCGCCGCGGGCGGCGAGTTCACCACCGCGATCATCTACGTCGCCGAGTTCGCCCCGCCGCACCGCCGCGGCGCGTTGTCCAGCCGGGTGCAGGTCGGCAGCCTCGCGGGTTTCCTGCTGGGCGCGGTCGTCGTGCTGTCGCTGAGCACCGCGCTCAGCCGCGAGCAGATGCTCGAGTGGGGCTGGCGGGTCCCGTTCCTCCTGGCTCTGCCCATCGGCGTCATCGGGCTCTACCTGCGCAGCCGCTTCGGCGAAACACCGGAATTCCTGGCCACGCGCGGCCGGCCGGCCACAGCGCCGTCCTCCCGCCAGTGGTCCCGGGTCTTCCTGCTCATCGGCGTGTCCGTGCTGCACATCGTCGGGATCTACATGGTCTACACCTACGTGCAGAGCTACCTGATCCAGCTGCGCCTGTCCCCCGCCACGGCGACCGCGGTGATCGCGTTCGCGTTGCTCGCCGGCGTGTTCCTGGTGGCCGCGGGCGGCCGGGCCGCGGACCGGCTGGGCAAGTCCCGCGCGCTGCTCGTGGCCTCGGTCGCCGTGCTGGTGGTGACCTATCCCCTGTTCGCCGTCCTCGCCACCGCACCGCCGCTGTGGCTGGCCGTGCTCTGCACGCTGCTGCTGTCGGCGGGACCGGCGTTCTACTCCGGCGCCGCACCGATCGCCTACGTGCAGCTCGTCCCGGTGCGGATGCGCGGCAGCGTCGTCGGCCTCACCTACAACGTCGCGGTCGCCGTCCTGGGCGGCTCGGCGGTCTTCATCTGCCAGGCCCTGGTCGAGCTGACCGGTGACCGGCGCTCCCCCGCCTACCTGCTGCTGGCCGCGGCGGCGGTCAGCGCGATCGCCGCACTCGCACTGGCCCGTTCACACGAGCCGGAGCCCGCCCCCATCGCCGAACTCGCCACGGAGGCCGGTTCATGA
- a CDS encoding AMP-binding protein gives MTGTLARGSSAELADTTVGALVAERARAHPGRTALVCGDTELTYAELDETVTRVARGLVALGAAPGESVGILLPNRAEYVLTWLGAARAGLVEVPVNTAYKGQFLDHALRGTDVRILVTEAALLELVADLPEPPGTLDTVVLVDAAAPRRVPPGVRVLTWSDLLDGGDPAVPLPRVGPADPVAIMLTSGTTGRSKGVVMPHRMQVVAGRECAEQMGTTPDERLYTCLPLFHGAAQVNITMHGLHAGATVVIGRRFSASRFWEELRAHRITQFNALGSILPMLLAQPPSPRDRDHEARKVFAAPAPPQVLHPFEERFGVHVVEGYGLTEIKNVLYNPLRERKVGSIGLPTASSVVEVHDETGRPAAPGQAGEIVYRPREPHVMFSGYHRDPEATLATMRDLWWHTGDLGYRDEEGYFYFIDRKKDALRRRGENISSHEVESVLLAFPGVVAAAAVGTPSELGEDEVLAVVQPEPGQRLDLAGLFAHCDRSMPHFMVPRYYRVVDRLPVTPTGKVRKADLRDHGHRDAWDAHAAGLTPTRHA, from the coding sequence ATGACCGGAACACTCGCGCGCGGCAGCTCGGCGGAACTGGCCGACACCACGGTCGGCGCGCTCGTCGCCGAGCGCGCCCGGGCCCATCCCGGCCGGACCGCGCTGGTGTGCGGGGACACCGAGCTGACCTACGCCGAGCTGGACGAGACGGTGACGAGGGTGGCCCGCGGTCTGGTCGCGCTCGGCGCCGCGCCGGGCGAGTCGGTCGGCATTCTCCTGCCCAACCGCGCCGAGTACGTGCTCACGTGGCTGGGCGCGGCACGCGCCGGACTGGTCGAGGTCCCGGTCAACACCGCCTACAAGGGACAGTTCCTGGACCACGCGCTGCGCGGCACGGACGTGCGGATCCTGGTCACCGAGGCGGCTCTGCTCGAACTGGTCGCCGACCTGCCGGAACCGCCCGGCACGCTGGACACCGTCGTCCTGGTCGACGCCGCCGCGCCGCGCCGCGTGCCGCCCGGGGTGCGGGTGCTGACCTGGAGCGACCTGCTCGACGGTGGTGATCCGGCCGTCCCGCTCCCCCGCGTCGGCCCGGCCGATCCGGTGGCCATCATGCTGACCTCCGGCACCACCGGGCGCAGCAAGGGTGTCGTGATGCCGCACCGGATGCAGGTGGTGGCCGGGCGGGAGTGCGCCGAGCAGATGGGCACCACGCCGGACGAGCGCCTTTACACCTGCCTGCCGCTGTTCCACGGCGCCGCGCAGGTGAACATCACCATGCACGGCCTGCACGCCGGGGCGACGGTGGTGATCGGGCGGCGGTTCAGCGCGAGCCGGTTCTGGGAGGAGCTGCGCGCGCACCGGATCACCCAGTTCAACGCGCTCGGCTCGATCCTGCCGATGCTGCTCGCGCAGCCACCGTCGCCGCGGGACCGCGACCACGAGGCGCGCAAGGTCTTCGCCGCGCCCGCGCCGCCGCAGGTGCTGCACCCGTTCGAGGAGCGGTTCGGGGTGCACGTGGTGGAGGGCTACGGGCTGACCGAAATCAAGAACGTCCTCTACAACCCGTTGCGGGAGCGCAAGGTCGGCTCGATCGGGCTGCCGACCGCGTCGTCCGTCGTGGAGGTGCACGACGAGACCGGCCGGCCCGCCGCGCCCGGCCAGGCCGGGGAGATCGTGTACCGGCCGCGCGAGCCGCACGTGATGTTCTCCGGCTACCACCGCGATCCGGAAGCGACGCTCGCGACGATGCGGGACCTGTGGTGGCACACCGGCGACCTCGGCTACCGCGACGAGGAGGGCTACTTCTACTTCATCGACCGCAAGAAGGACGCGTTGCGCCGCCGCGGGGAGAACATTTCCTCGCACGAGGTCGAGTCGGTGCTGCTCGCCTTCCCCGGCGTGGTCGCCGCGGCCGCGGTCGGCACCCCCTCCGAGCTGGGCGAGGACGAGGTGCTGGCGGTGGTGCAGCCGGAGCCGGGGCAACGCCTGGACCTGGCCGGGTTGTTCGCGCACTGCGACCGGTCCATGCCGCACTTCATGGTGCCCCGCTACTACCGGGTGGTCGACCGGCTGCCGGTCACCCCGACCGGCAAGGTGCGCAAGGCCGACCTGCGCGACCACGGCCACCGCGACGCCTGGGACGCCCACGCCGCCGGGCTGACCCCCACCCGCCATGCCTGA
- a CDS encoding SDR family NAD(P)-dependent oxidoreductase, producing MTVAGEGVVVTGAAGGIGKALAARLAAGGARVVVNDLDPVATEAAAAEIGALAVPGDAASVAGAVALVSAARDHLGQVDAWFANAGVVRGYGLDASEAAWAASWEVNTMAHVRAARLLVPEWLERGRGRFVVTASAAGLLTALGTATYSVSKHAVVAFAEWLSATYRHRGIVVQAICPQGVRTGMLAASGPMRSVLAGGAVTPEDVAEVTWQALHDDRFLILPHPEAADHYRHRAADTDRWLGGMNKLQRHLEQAAR from the coding sequence ATGACGGTCGCGGGTGAGGGCGTCGTCGTCACCGGCGCCGCGGGCGGGATCGGCAAGGCGCTGGCCGCGCGGCTGGCCGCCGGGGGCGCGCGCGTCGTGGTGAACGACCTGGATCCCGTCGCGACGGAGGCGGCGGCCGCGGAGATCGGCGCGCTCGCCGTGCCCGGCGACGCCGCGTCCGTGGCCGGGGCCGTGGCCCTCGTCTCGGCCGCGCGCGATCACCTGGGCCAGGTCGACGCCTGGTTCGCCAACGCCGGCGTCGTCCGCGGCTACGGGCTGGACGCCAGCGAAGCGGCTTGGGCGGCGAGCTGGGAGGTCAACACGATGGCTCACGTCCGCGCCGCCCGGCTGCTGGTCCCCGAGTGGCTGGAGCGCGGTCGCGGGCGGTTCGTGGTGACCGCGTCCGCCGCGGGGCTGCTGACCGCGCTCGGCACCGCGACCTACTCGGTGAGCAAACACGCCGTGGTCGCCTTCGCCGAATGGCTGTCCGCGACCTACCGGCACCGCGGGATCGTGGTCCAGGCGATCTGTCCCCAGGGGGTGCGCACCGGCATGCTCGCCGCCAGCGGGCCGATGCGGTCGGTGCTGGCCGGCGGCGCGGTGACTCCCGAGGACGTGGCCGAGGTGACGTGGCAGGCGCTGCACGACGACCGTTTCCTGATCCTCCCGCACCCCGAAGCGGCGGACCACTACCGGCACCGCGCCGCCGACACCGACCGCTGGCTCGGCGGGATGAACAAGCTGCAGCGGCACCTGGAACAGGCGGCCCGGTGA
- a CDS encoding SDR family oxidoreductase produces the protein MTVPGKFDGRTAIVTGASRGIGFAIAERLVADGARVVITARKKEALEEAVARLGGPEVALAVAGKADDTAHQAETVGQAVERFGSLDMLVNNAGVNPWYGPMVELDLAVARKVVEVNCIAALSWVQHAHRAWMGEHGGAVVNVASHSAISPAPGVGFYGASKAMLVAMTRLLAVELGPRIRVNAVAPAVVKTKFAAALYEGREEQLAAAYPLKRLGEPDDIGGAVAFLLSADASLLTGHLLVVDGGVTLAGVTA, from the coding sequence GTGACCGTGCCGGGGAAGTTCGACGGCAGGACCGCGATCGTCACCGGGGCCAGCCGCGGCATCGGGTTCGCCATCGCCGAACGACTGGTCGCGGACGGAGCGCGGGTGGTGATCACCGCGCGCAAGAAGGAGGCGCTGGAGGAGGCCGTCGCTCGCCTCGGGGGCCCGGAGGTGGCGCTCGCCGTGGCCGGTAAGGCCGACGACACCGCGCACCAGGCGGAGACGGTCGGTCAGGCCGTGGAACGGTTCGGCAGCCTCGACATGCTGGTGAACAACGCCGGCGTCAACCCGTGGTACGGGCCGATGGTCGAGCTCGACCTCGCAGTGGCCCGCAAGGTCGTCGAGGTCAACTGCATCGCCGCGTTGTCCTGGGTCCAGCACGCGCACCGCGCGTGGATGGGCGAGCACGGCGGAGCGGTCGTGAACGTCGCGTCCCACTCGGCGATCTCCCCGGCGCCGGGCGTCGGCTTCTACGGCGCCAGCAAGGCCATGCTCGTCGCGATGACCAGGTTGCTGGCCGTCGAGCTGGGCCCGCGGATCCGGGTGAACGCGGTCGCGCCCGCGGTGGTGAAGACGAAGTTCGCCGCGGCCCTGTACGAGGGCCGGGAGGAGCAGCTGGCCGCGGCCTACCCGCTCAAGCGCCTGGGCGAGCCGGACGACATCGGCGGGGCCGTCGCGTTCCTGCTGTCCGCGGACGCGTCGTTGCTCACCGGCCACCTGCTCGTCGTCGACGGCGGCGTGACCCTGGCCGGGGTGACCGCATGA
- a CDS encoding Ldh family oxidoreductase gives MTTLSLSEARTLVTAVMTRARHSPADAGIIADHLLDCELRGLAFGGLARALSIVERIRATPAPPRPMRVVAETPVSATVDAGDQVGYLAGMRAVELAMDKARAHGIAVVGARNTWYTGMFSYYLEKAADAGFAGMIAGSGPAVVAPHGGTEGRFGTNPIAFGFPAEPSPVIWDIGTSAVMHGEVVLKARLGEKLDPGQAYDSGGLPTLDPQAALAGALGVWGGHKGSGLALVVQLLGMMTGAAAAPPGISDCGFFVLLIDPGSLTDAAGYRRRVTEYAASIRATRPVTGGDPVRVPFDRSVARRAETLRRGAIDVPGTVVAALRREAGHAG, from the coding sequence ATGACCACCCTGTCCCTGTCCGAGGCCCGCACCCTCGTGACCGCTGTGATGACCCGCGCCCGGCACTCCCCCGCCGACGCCGGGATCATCGCCGACCACCTGCTCGACTGCGAGCTGCGTGGGCTGGCCTTCGGCGGCCTGGCCCGCGCACTGTCCATCGTGGAGCGCATCAGGGCCACCCCGGCGCCGCCGCGGCCCATGCGGGTGGTGGCCGAGACGCCGGTGTCGGCCACTGTGGACGCCGGCGACCAGGTGGGCTACCTCGCCGGGATGCGCGCCGTCGAACTCGCGATGGACAAAGCGCGAGCCCACGGCATCGCCGTCGTCGGCGCCCGCAACACCTGGTACACCGGCATGTTCTCCTACTACCTCGAAAAGGCCGCCGACGCCGGGTTCGCCGGCATGATCGCGGGCAGCGGGCCCGCCGTGGTCGCCCCGCACGGCGGCACCGAGGGCCGCTTCGGCACCAACCCGATCGCGTTCGGGTTCCCCGCCGAACCGAGCCCGGTCATCTGGGACATCGGCACCTCCGCCGTCATGCACGGCGAGGTGGTGCTCAAGGCCCGGCTCGGGGAGAAACTCGACCCCGGCCAGGCCTACGACTCCGGTGGCCTGCCCACCCTCGACCCGCAAGCGGCGCTGGCGGGTGCGCTGGGCGTGTGGGGCGGGCACAAGGGCTCCGGCCTGGCGCTGGTCGTCCAGCTGCTTGGCATGATGACCGGCGCGGCCGCCGCACCGCCCGGGATCTCGGACTGCGGGTTCTTCGTCCTGCTCATCGACCCCGGTTCCCTCACCGACGCCGCCGGCTACCGCCGCCGGGTCACCGAGTACGCCGCCTCGATCAGGGCGACCAGGCCCGTCACGGGCGGCGACCCGGTCCGGGTGCCCTTCGACCGGTCCGTGGCCCGCCGCGCCGAAACACTGCGGCGCGGCGCGATCGACGTGCCCGGCACCGTGGTCGCCGCCCTGCGAAGGGAGGCCGGGCATGCCGGATGA
- a CDS encoding MarR family winged helix-turn-helix transcriptional regulator → MTGQLPYIDPFDDGRAPARAVTDMDEASSLIDAAFRFERAVTRIGNARLRPWNMTLSSYSALRILANRPNLTLAQLARRCYARPQTMTRIVSQLENRGFVARSAHPESERALSLAVTDAGRAALEEMGTEVLKISETLNSVLGREDIVAADRQLRKAAVVVEGELKDMERAEK, encoded by the coding sequence GTGACCGGTCAGCTGCCCTACATCGACCCGTTCGACGACGGTCGCGCGCCCGCCCGGGCCGTGACCGACATGGACGAGGCCTCGTCGCTGATCGACGCGGCGTTCCGGTTCGAGCGCGCCGTGACCCGGATCGGCAACGCCCGGCTGCGGCCGTGGAACATGACGCTGTCGAGCTATTCGGCGCTGCGGATCCTGGCCAACCGCCCGAACCTGACCCTCGCCCAGCTGGCCCGGCGTTGTTACGCGCGGCCGCAGACGATGACCAGGATCGTCTCGCAGTTGGAGAACCGCGGGTTCGTCGCGCGCAGCGCCCACCCGGAGAGCGAGCGCGCCCTGTCGCTCGCGGTCACCGACGCCGGCCGCGCCGCGCTGGAGGAGATGGGCACGGAGGTGCTCAAGATCAGCGAGACGCTGAACTCCGTGCTCGGCCGGGAGGACATCGTCGCCGCCGACCGGCAGCTCCGCAAAGCGGCGGTCGTCGTCGAGGGCGAACTGAAGGACATGGAACGCGCCGAGAAGTGA
- a CDS encoding phosphotransferase family protein yields MSHLPGLDLTRLAEWLVAERTLSARLIAGGRSNLTYEVGDGERVWVLRRPPVGPVLATAHDVAREYRVMAALAGTGVPVPAMYALCTDDSVIGAPFYLMEKVDGTPFRRAAQLARLGPDRVRRISLRLVDTLVALHDVDPAEVGLADFGRAEGFLDRQVRRWSAQLAAAGSGDLPAAEELRSRLASNVPAQSRPGIVHGDYRLDNVLVDSADRLTAVIDWEMATLGDPLTDLALLIAYQKLSRLPGGHLVTDAASAPGHLTEDEVRSRYRSRSGRDPAHFGFHLGLACYKLAAIVEGIRHRHLHGQTVGAGFDGIGALTEPLLDIGLAALKEDG; encoded by the coding sequence GTGAGCCACCTTCCGGGCCTGGATCTGACACGGCTGGCCGAGTGGCTCGTGGCCGAGCGGACGCTGTCGGCGCGCCTCATCGCGGGCGGCCGGTCGAACCTGACCTACGAGGTCGGTGACGGCGAGCGTGTCTGGGTGCTGCGCAGACCGCCGGTCGGGCCCGTGCTCGCCACGGCGCACGACGTGGCGCGCGAGTACCGGGTCATGGCCGCGCTGGCGGGCACCGGCGTGCCGGTGCCCGCGATGTACGCGCTGTGCACGGACGACTCGGTGATCGGAGCGCCCTTCTACCTCATGGAGAAGGTCGACGGGACCCCGTTCCGGAGGGCGGCGCAGCTGGCGCGGCTCGGGCCGGACCGGGTCCGCCGGATCTCGCTTCGCCTCGTCGACACGCTGGTGGCACTGCACGACGTCGACCCGGCCGAGGTGGGGCTGGCGGACTTCGGTCGCGCCGAGGGGTTCCTGGACCGGCAGGTGCGGCGCTGGAGCGCGCAACTGGCGGCAGCCGGCAGCGGCGACCTGCCGGCGGCCGAGGAACTGCGCTCCCGGCTGGCGTCGAACGTCCCGGCCCAGTCCCGGCCCGGCATCGTGCACGGCGACTACCGCCTCGACAACGTGCTCGTCGACTCCGCCGATCGCCTGACGGCCGTGATCGACTGGGAGATGGCCACCCTCGGCGATCCACTGACCGACCTCGCGCTGCTGATCGCCTACCAGAAACTGAGCCGGCTCCCCGGCGGGCACCTCGTCACCGACGCCGCGTCGGCGCCGGGACATCTCACCGAGGACGAGGTGCGCAGCCGGTACCGCTCGCGCAGCGGCCGCGACCCCGCGCACTTCGGCTTCCACCTCGGGCTCGCCTGCTACAAGCTGGCGGCGATCGTCGAGGGGATCCGCCACAGGCACCTGCACGGGCAGACCGTGGGTGCCGGGTTCGACGGGATCGGCGCGCTGACCGAGCCCCTGCTGGACATCGGGCTGGCTGCCCTGAAGGAGGACGGCTGA
- a CDS encoding LLM class flavin-dependent oxidoreductase, which translates to MVEFFTGLQPLETGETDPDRMLARVRELDRSAVVDRVLVGYSSTWPHNHATAPFALAASEKFAPIVAHRPGVMPPVAAARYFATLDVLARGRLAINVVVGGSDKDLRRESDALPKSERYRRATEYLDVVRRTWTSAEPFDHHGEYYTAEAVKILTKPVQGQVPIFMGGESDDAVEFGARHADLYMLWGEPFAGTKERIDRVREAAARHDRDMRFSLSLRLFLGDTDDDAWALARSVERQIAEASGKFLRSSSADTSVGRQRALALTEEELHDDCFWTGLTKLLGGFANSQALVGTEERILNTLGTYRDLGIGAFLVTTGAEASWDPALEDFLARAKKELA; encoded by the coding sequence ATGGTGGAATTCTTCACCGGGCTGCAGCCCCTCGAAACCGGCGAAACCGACCCGGACCGGATGCTCGCCCGGGTCCGCGAGCTGGACCGCTCCGCGGTCGTCGACCGCGTCCTCGTCGGCTACTCCTCGACCTGGCCGCACAACCACGCCACCGCGCCGTTCGCCCTCGCCGCCAGCGAGAAGTTCGCGCCGATCGTCGCGCACCGGCCCGGGGTCATGCCGCCGGTGGCCGCCGCCCGCTACTTCGCCACGCTCGACGTGCTGGCCCGCGGCCGGCTCGCGATCAACGTCGTCGTCGGCGGGTCGGACAAGGACCTCCGGCGCGAATCCGACGCCCTGCCCAAGAGCGAGCGCTACCGCCGCGCCACCGAGTACCTCGACGTGGTGCGCCGCACCTGGACCTCCGCCGAGCCGTTCGACCACCACGGCGAGTACTACACGGCCGAGGCGGTGAAGATCCTGACCAAACCCGTGCAGGGGCAGGTCCCGATCTTCATGGGCGGCGAGAGCGACGACGCCGTCGAGTTCGGCGCCCGCCACGCCGACCTGTACATGCTGTGGGGCGAACCGTTCGCGGGCACCAAGGAACGCATCGACCGGGTCCGGGAGGCGGCCGCGCGCCACGACCGCGACATGCGGTTCTCGCTGAGCCTGCGGTTGTTCCTCGGCGACACCGACGACGACGCCTGGGCCCTGGCCCGCTCCGTGGAACGACAGATCGCCGAGGCGTCCGGCAAGTTCCTGCGCTCGTCCTCGGCCGACACCTCGGTGGGCCGCCAGCGGGCGCTCGCGCTGACCGAGGAGGAACTGCACGACGACTGCTTCTGGACCGGGCTGACGAAACTGCTGGGTGGTTTCGCCAACTCGCAGGCGCTGGTCGGCACCGAGGAGCGCATCCTGAACACCTTGGGCACCTACCGCGACCTCGGCATCGGCGCGTTCCTCGTGACGACGGGCGCCGAGGCGAGCTGGGACCCGGCCCTGGAGGACTTCCTGGCCCGGGCCAAGAAGGAGCTGGCATGA